A single Paenibacillus sp. FSL R5-0517 DNA region contains:
- a CDS encoding YigZ family protein — protein MIERYRTVRGPGNLEIVIKKSRFIGHIMPVTTEEEAVAFIDDIKKKHWNATHNCSAYMIGERDEIQKQSDDGEPSGTAGKPILEVIKNQKLKNVAIVVTRYFGGIMLGAGGLIRAYTDGAVAAIEAGEAITNVLHREVFVELDYTWLGKVENELRSREVRTGETGFTDKVTLTCLPPDSETEAFVAWITDLTQGQSRITEGQRLYFIEGE, from the coding sequence ATGATTGAACGTTATCGCACGGTTCGAGGACCGGGCAATCTGGAAATTGTAATCAAGAAGTCGCGATTTATCGGACATATTATGCCGGTCACGACAGAGGAAGAAGCCGTTGCCTTTATTGATGATATCAAGAAAAAACATTGGAATGCGACTCATAACTGCTCTGCGTACATGATTGGGGAGCGGGATGAGATCCAGAAGCAATCCGATGACGGGGAACCTAGCGGAACAGCAGGGAAACCCATTCTTGAAGTAATTAAAAATCAGAAATTAAAAAATGTGGCAATTGTGGTTACACGATACTTTGGGGGAATCATGCTTGGAGCCGGAGGGTTAATTCGGGCTTATACGGATGGAGCTGTAGCAGCCATTGAAGCCGGAGAAGCCATTACCAACGTGCTGCATCGTGAAGTGTTTGTTGAACTGGATTATACATGGTTGGGTAAAGTGGAAAATGAGTTAAGGAGCCGGGAAGTCCGTACAGGTGAAACTGGATTCACCGATAAGGTTACGTTGACTTGTCTTCCGCCGGATAGTGAAACCGAGGCTTTTGTAGCCTGGATCACGGATTTGACGCAAGGGCAATCCCGGATCACGGAGGGACAGCGGCTTTATTTTATTGAAGGGGAATAA
- a CDS encoding TetR/AcrR family transcriptional regulator: protein MARRAVEQELSRERILEAARHLFITKGYRAISMRSIGQHLGYSHGSLYYHFKEKAELFYAIVVEDFNYLGHLLLQAMVRPVRDDVSKVEHIMMEFIRFGLENPYQYEIMFMIRDEELLSYCRTEQGRCFELFASIIRQYMNEANCTEEDIQRVPRTLFLAMHGFISYYIQDRLTFEEIESSALSHVKVLCRNLGQQPESGVQ, encoded by the coding sequence ATGGCTAGAAGAGCAGTCGAACAGGAGTTGTCGAGGGAGCGGATACTGGAGGCGGCGAGGCACCTTTTTATTACCAAAGGATACCGCGCCATTTCGATGCGAAGCATCGGCCAGCATCTAGGCTATAGTCATGGGTCGCTGTATTATCACTTTAAGGAAAAGGCAGAGCTGTTCTATGCCATCGTGGTTGAAGATTTCAATTATCTGGGGCATTTGCTGCTGCAAGCTATGGTCAGGCCGGTTCGTGATGATGTTAGCAAGGTAGAGCACATTATGATGGAGTTTATTCGTTTTGGTCTGGAGAATCCCTATCAATACGAGATTATGTTTATGATCAGGGACGAAGAACTGTTGTCTTATTGTCGTACCGAACAGGGACGCTGCTTCGAATTATTTGCATCGATTATAAGGCAGTATATGAACGAAGCGAACTGTACGGAAGAGGATATTCAAAGGGTACCGCGTACGCTATTTTTGGCTATGCACGGATTCATTTCTTATTACATTCAGGACCGTTTAACGTTTGAGGAGATTGAATCGTCTGCGCTGTCTCATGTCAAAGTGCTGTGCCGCAATCTGGGTCAGCAGCCTGAGTCTGGCGTCCAATAA
- a CDS encoding secondary thiamine-phosphate synthase enzyme YjbQ, which translates to MLYTKNISTSTRDEMKDITRDVKQVVQSSGVQNGTVLIYCPHTTAGIAINENADPDVKHDVLLRLDEVYPWEHPKYRHAEGNTASHLKSITTGPSQTVIIHEGRLLLGRWQGIYFCEFDGPREREYFLKIMEG; encoded by the coding sequence ATGTTATATACGAAGAATATATCCACTTCCACACGAGATGAAATGAAGGATATCACACGGGACGTGAAGCAGGTTGTCCAGAGTAGTGGTGTGCAGAACGGGACGGTGCTCATCTACTGCCCACATACAACCGCGGGGATCGCCATCAACGAGAATGCAGACCCGGATGTAAAACACGATGTCTTGTTACGTCTGGACGAAGTGTATCCTTGGGAGCATCCCAAGTACCGACATGCCGAAGGCAATACAGCCTCTCACCTCAAATCAATCACAACAGGGCCATCACAGACGGTGATTATTCACGAAGGCAGGTTGCTGCTTGGCCGCTGGCAAGGCATTTATTTTTGCGAATTCGATGGACCACGTGAGCGGGAGTACTTTCTCAAAATCATGGAAGGCTAG
- the cysT gene encoding sulfate ABC transporter permease subunit CysT, with the protein MNTVLRHKGWTWGFRSTVLLYFIVLIVLPIIGVYVNSFSEGWSNFVQSIMDPIAWKAVLLTIRLAVIATLINVVLGTMIAWVLTRYRFVGRSFLNSLVDLPFALPTAVGGLMIMLLLGPVSAIGKLAESMGFEIVFHQPAIVIAMTFVTFPFVIRAVQPLLEEIDPSEEEASYTMGASKARTFMQVILPSMAPGMISGGMLAFSRGLAEFGAVVLVAGNIPGRTLTASVFIYGEIESDNPTGAAAVSVLLLTLSFLILWLINLVQMRGRRR; encoded by the coding sequence ATGAATACCGTTCTTCGTCATAAGGGATGGACTTGGGGATTCCGCAGTACCGTATTGTTATATTTTATCGTACTTATTGTACTTCCAATCATCGGTGTGTACGTCAATTCCTTCTCTGAAGGATGGAGCAACTTTGTTCAGAGCATTATGGACCCCATCGCGTGGAAAGCCGTACTGCTGACGATTCGGTTGGCCGTGATTGCTACGCTGATTAATGTGGTTCTGGGCACAATGATTGCCTGGGTGCTGACAAGGTATCGCTTTGTAGGCCGATCGTTTCTTAACAGTCTGGTTGATCTCCCGTTTGCACTGCCAACAGCGGTGGGCGGTTTGATGATTATGCTGCTATTGGGTCCGGTCAGTGCCATCGGGAAACTGGCAGAATCCATGGGGTTTGAGATTGTATTTCACCAGCCCGCAATTGTTATCGCGATGACTTTTGTCACGTTTCCGTTTGTGATCCGCGCGGTGCAGCCTTTGCTGGAAGAAATCGATCCTTCCGAGGAAGAGGCCTCGTACACAATGGGGGCATCCAAGGCTCGCACGTTCATGCAGGTTATTCTGCCATCCATGGCACCTGGCATGATCAGTGGAGGGATGCTCGCTTTCTCCAGAGGACTGGCTGAATTCGGGGCTGTCGTGCTGGTGGCTGGTAACATTCCGGGAAGAACACTGACTGCTTCCGTATTTATTTACGGGGAGATTGAAAGTGATAATCCCACGGGTGCCGCTGCTGTATCCGTGTTGCTCCTAACGCTCTCCTTCCTGATCCTCTGGCTGATTAATCTGGTGCAGATGCGGGGGAGAAGACGATGA
- a CDS encoding sulfate ABC transporter permease subunit, with translation MRRLLIGLTFAVFIVLLIIPLGRIFIGAFEDGADGFLKGLMRPEALHALMMTGLVVLVVTLLNTLFGIMMALYLVRAGWLSERIKGLLNSIVDLPYAVSPVIGGLMIVLMLGPNSIMGAFFEGIGFNVVYAFPGMVIATLFVTFPLMVREVMPVLQELGSQQEEAASTLGAYGWRTFWSVTWPSIRWAVVYGLVLTVARSLGEFGAVLVVSGNIMNKTQTATTLVYQDVENFNVAAANGVALVLVTFSVGLLLLMEWAKKRKEVH, from the coding sequence ATGAGACGACTCTTAATCGGATTGACGTTTGCGGTATTTATCGTACTGCTGATCATCCCGCTTGGACGCATTTTTATTGGTGCATTTGAAGACGGGGCAGATGGATTCCTGAAAGGGCTGATGCGCCCTGAGGCGTTACATGCTTTGATGATGACCGGACTGGTAGTCCTGGTGGTCACCCTGTTAAATACATTGTTTGGCATCATGATGGCTCTGTATCTGGTTCGTGCCGGATGGTTGAGTGAACGGATAAAAGGGCTGCTGAACAGCATTGTAGACCTGCCTTATGCCGTATCTCCTGTCATTGGCGGTTTGATGATTGTGTTGATGTTGGGACCTAACAGCATTATGGGCGCTTTTTTTGAAGGGATTGGATTTAATGTGGTCTATGCCTTCCCGGGTATGGTGATCGCAACGTTATTTGTTACCTTTCCACTGATGGTCAGAGAGGTTATGCCTGTCCTGCAGGAACTTGGTTCTCAACAAGAGGAGGCTGCTTCTACACTGGGCGCCTACGGCTGGAGAACGTTCTGGAGTGTGACATGGCCTTCGATCCGCTGGGCGGTAGTGTATGGTCTGGTCTTGACGGTTGCGCGCTCACTTGGGGAATTCGGTGCAGTGCTGGTTGTATCCGGTAATATTATGAACAAAACGCAGACAGCAACAACCCTGGTGTATCAGGATGTTGAGAATTTTAATGTGGCTGCCGCAAATGGTGTTGCATTGGTGCTGGTCACCTTCTCCGTCGGGCTGCTGCTCCTGATGGAATGGGCCAAGAAGCGAAAGGAAGTGCATTGA
- the cysA gene encoding sulfate ABC transporter ATP-binding protein, with the protein MHVEVRDLNKHFGDFHAVKDVSFDIAKGHLIGLLGPSGGGKTSILRMLAGLENPGSGEIRFHGKVVNHLPPQERGIGFVFQNYALFKHMTVFENIAFGLKVKKTPKAQIRDRVMELVELTGLKGFEQRYPHQLSGGQRQRVAFARALAPEPQLLLLDEPFAAIDAKIRQELRSWLRELIERVGITSIFVTHDQDEAIEVADEIMIISQGRLEQKGTPWDIYKNPQTPFVATFIGESTVVEDASQLKGFEHAVEGEHTKALIRPEYIEIGLKNEFTMLSATEKGTVKHLHFRGSQWMVEVDVQGHKLITYRSLEKTTLEIGQQIRVLVHRAYLFNDSNSWVVENRLKEDPMPVMI; encoded by the coding sequence ATGCATGTAGAAGTCCGTGATCTGAACAAACATTTCGGTGATTTTCATGCGGTAAAAGATGTCTCATTCGATATTGCCAAAGGCCATCTGATCGGTCTGCTTGGACCCAGCGGAGGCGGGAAGACTTCCATTCTGCGGATGCTTGCGGGTCTGGAGAATCCAGGTTCCGGAGAGATTCGCTTTCATGGGAAAGTCGTGAACCATCTGCCTCCACAGGAGCGTGGAATCGGATTTGTATTCCAGAACTATGCCCTGTTCAAACATATGACGGTATTTGAGAATATTGCTTTTGGACTCAAGGTCAAGAAGACACCGAAGGCCCAGATCCGTGATCGGGTTATGGAACTTGTTGAACTGACCGGGTTAAAAGGTTTCGAACAGCGCTATCCACATCAGTTGTCTGGTGGGCAGCGTCAACGTGTGGCTTTTGCCAGAGCACTCGCCCCGGAGCCGCAGCTGTTATTGCTGGACGAACCGTTCGCGGCCATTGATGCCAAAATCCGTCAGGAACTGCGTTCATGGTTACGGGAGCTCATCGAGCGAGTGGGAATCACTTCGATCTTTGTAACGCATGACCAGGATGAAGCAATTGAAGTGGCGGACGAGATCATGATTATCAGCCAGGGTCGTCTGGAACAGAAGGGCACACCTTGGGATATCTACAAAAACCCGCAGACACCGTTTGTCGCTACATTTATCGGGGAGTCTACGGTTGTGGAGGATGCTTCCCAGTTGAAAGGATTCGAACATGCCGTCGAGGGTGAACACACCAAAGCGCTAATTCGACCGGAGTATATTGAGATCGGCTTGAAAAACGAGTTCACCATGTTGTCTGCAACGGAAAAAGGTACAGTCAAACATCTTCATTTCCGCGGTAGTCAATGGATGGTAGAGGTGGATGTACAAGGGCACAAGTTAATCACCTATCGTTCCCTGGAGAAAACGACCTTGGAGATTGGTCAACAAATTCGCGTTCTTGTACACCGTGCATACCTGTTCAATGACTCCAACAGTTGGGTGGTTGAGAACCGACTGAAGGAAGATCCGATGCCGGTGATGATTTAG
- a CDS encoding sulfate ABC transporter substrate-binding protein produces the protein MQMRKKKVILLYVALMLLLVCMTAGCSKQEESSEQNEPAGTDSSNTLVIGAYSVAKDAVGELLPKFQEEWKAKTGQTINFQESYEASGTQARAIVGGFEADVALLAMESDIDKLVKADLVSPDWKQTPHEGMITRSIVVLGTRAGNPLGIHDFQDLTKPGVKVLYPNPKTSGGAQWDINAIYGAGLKLSEEQEGKKDPAAAKAFLEQVHRNVESLDKSGRSSMAAFEYGVGDVIVTYENELLARIAKGVDYDIVIPKNTILIENPAVVVNKYADKHGNRELAEAFVAYLRTPEAQQIFAKHGFRSVDPDVFAQTESTFPTPEGLFDINYLGGWDEVRSTLYSKRGVWYQVLAGL, from the coding sequence ATGCAGATGAGGAAGAAGAAAGTCATACTCTTATATGTTGCCCTCATGCTTCTGCTCGTCTGCATGACCGCTGGATGCAGCAAGCAGGAGGAGTCAAGCGAACAGAATGAGCCCGCTGGTACCGATTCATCCAATACGCTAGTGATCGGTGCTTATAGTGTAGCAAAAGACGCTGTAGGCGAGTTGCTGCCCAAGTTCCAGGAAGAGTGGAAGGCAAAGACCGGACAGACGATTAACTTCCAGGAGTCCTATGAAGCTTCGGGTACACAGGCAAGAGCCATCGTCGGTGGATTCGAGGCGGATGTGGCCTTGCTCGCGATGGAGAGTGATATCGACAAGCTGGTCAAAGCCGATCTGGTTAGCCCCGATTGGAAACAGACCCCTCATGAGGGCATGATCACCCGTTCGATTGTTGTTCTGGGCACCAGAGCTGGCAACCCGCTTGGAATTCATGATTTTCAGGATTTAACCAAGCCGGGAGTGAAGGTACTCTACCCTAATCCAAAGACATCTGGGGGCGCACAATGGGACATTAATGCCATTTATGGTGCCGGATTGAAACTGTCGGAGGAGCAAGAGGGGAAGAAAGATCCTGCCGCAGCCAAAGCTTTTCTCGAACAGGTACATCGTAACGTTGAGTCATTGGACAAGAGTGGGCGTTCTTCGATGGCGGCTTTCGAATATGGCGTAGGTGATGTAATCGTCACATATGAAAATGAATTGCTTGCCCGGATCGCCAAAGGTGTAGATTACGACATCGTTATTCCGAAAAATACGATTCTCATTGAGAACCCGGCAGTCGTGGTGAATAAGTATGCCGACAAACATGGGAATCGTGAACTGGCTGAAGCCTTTGTCGCATATCTGCGTACACCAGAAGCACAGCAGATTTTCGCGAAGCATGGTTTTCGTTCCGTAGACCCGGATGTATTTGCACAGACGGAGTCGACATTCCCAACACCTGAAGGGTTATTTGATATCAACTATCTGGGTGGATGGGACGAGGTACGCAGTACGCTGTACTCCAAACGTGGCGTGTGGTATCAGGTGCTTGCGGGATTATGA
- a CDS encoding MBL fold metallo-hydrolase — protein sequence MNQLTFLGTGDAMGVPRVYCDCEVCTEARLTGENKRKRSSVLIDYDGDGASEQFMIDCGPDWRSQMEDQGLRMVHTLLITHAHFDHIGGLPEWADACRWLGVKGRLYAPREVISTIQGQFPWLGRHMDFLETDDDIELGGWKVNSWKVCHGHNGYSYAYRLDRVGYSWAYCSDAIDLKESEKEPLHGLDMLVLGTSFVHEHAEFSTRSVYDMREAQELLRELKPGHTYFTHMSHDVDVRQNYNLDQGITIALTGMKVPLGTLRT from the coding sequence TTGAATCAGCTAACATTTCTGGGCACTGGCGATGCGATGGGCGTTCCACGTGTGTATTGCGATTGCGAAGTGTGTACAGAGGCGAGGCTTACGGGAGAGAATAAACGGAAACGTTCCTCTGTTCTGATTGACTATGATGGCGATGGTGCGAGTGAACAATTCATGATCGACTGCGGGCCGGACTGGAGATCACAGATGGAGGATCAGGGATTGCGTATGGTGCATACGCTGCTCATCACGCATGCCCATTTTGACCATATTGGAGGATTGCCGGAATGGGCAGATGCGTGCCGCTGGTTGGGTGTAAAGGGACGTTTGTATGCACCACGCGAAGTGATATCCACCATTCAGGGACAGTTTCCCTGGTTGGGGCGTCATATGGACTTTCTGGAAACGGATGATGATATTGAACTCGGGGGATGGAAGGTGAATTCCTGGAAAGTGTGCCATGGGCATAACGGGTATTCGTACGCGTATCGGCTGGATCGGGTTGGGTATAGCTGGGCGTACTGTTCAGATGCCATTGACCTGAAGGAATCCGAGAAAGAGCCGCTACACGGATTGGATATGCTGGTGCTGGGAACAAGCTTTGTACATGAACATGCGGAATTCTCCACACGTTCCGTGTACGATATGCGCGAGGCACAGGAGCTGCTGCGGGAACTGAAACCGGGTCATACCTATTTTACACATATGTCCCATGACGTTGATGTACGCCAGAATTATAATCTGGATCAAGGCATTACGATTGCTCTTACCGGGATGAAAGTGCCGCTTGGAACCCTTCGTACTTAA
- a CDS encoding RNA polymerase sigma factor has product MAFVKSVNCRMNRPQEDELKNKPDLESGDIAGHPVNQDIHAVLTDLMGPLYAYCLSLTRSVPETEDLVQDTCLKVLSSTAVQSSETTKEMNWEAYLIRIARNSWIDMLRKQQRLHSILDGLKPVMREFTEEEHFEELESAVQLLISELPPWQRAIYVLRELMGYKAAETADMLETTEGAVKAALSRARSAIAEVRHRLEQSDAELQYEEGSVEDNQQELRSYLLAFRTGDTARIIDLCLNRTDDPMAVAGSILQQTLPSPSMQPVMYGYAASVTNAMSYGGGYTVNMVA; this is encoded by the coding sequence ATGGCCTTTGTGAAGTCCGTGAATTGCCGCATGAACAGACCACAAGAGGATGAACTAAAAAATAAACCTGATCTGGAATCCGGTGATATCGCCGGACATCCAGTTAACCAGGACATTCATGCCGTCTTAACCGACCTGATGGGTCCGTTATATGCGTATTGCTTATCCCTGACCAGATCTGTACCCGAGACCGAGGACTTGGTTCAGGATACTTGTCTCAAAGTATTGTCGTCCACGGCGGTGCAATCTTCCGAGACGACGAAAGAGATGAACTGGGAGGCTTATCTGATCCGAATTGCTCGCAACAGCTGGATTGATATGCTTCGGAAGCAACAGAGATTGCATTCCATATTGGATGGCTTGAAGCCTGTTATGCGAGAGTTCACAGAGGAAGAGCATTTTGAAGAGCTAGAATCTGCTGTTCAGTTATTAATTAGCGAATTACCACCCTGGCAGCGTGCCATATATGTATTACGTGAATTAATGGGTTATAAGGCGGCAGAGACTGCGGATATGCTGGAGACGACAGAAGGCGCTGTGAAAGCGGCGTTAAGTCGTGCCCGTTCAGCCATCGCTGAGGTGAGGCACAGGTTGGAACAATCGGACGCTGAATTGCAGTATGAAGAGGGCTCAGTGGAGGACAATCAACAGGAGCTGCGCAGCTATCTGCTGGCATTCCGCACGGGAGATACTGCGCGCATCATTGATCTGTGCCTGAATCGGACCGATGATCCGATGGCTGTGGCCGGCAGCATTTTGCAGCAGACTCTGCCGTCTCCATCCATGCAGCCAGTGATGTATGGGTACGCCGCTTCCGTAACGAATGCGATGTCGTATGGAGGTGGGTACACGGTCAACATGGTTGCCTAA
- the clpP gene encoding ATP-dependent Clp endopeptidase proteolytic subunit ClpP: MNVVPYVVEQTARGERSYDIYSRLLKDRIIMVSGEIEDQMANAIVAQLLFLTAEDPEKDIQMYINSPGGSVTAGFSIYDTMQFVKPDISTICTGMAASFGTILLVGGTKGKRMALPNSEIMIHQPHGGTRGQASDMLIHANRIIQHRQRLNKLLADHTGQSIERIEKDSDRDYFLTAAEAVEYGLVDKVISSS; this comes from the coding sequence ATGAATGTAGTACCCTATGTAGTGGAACAGACCGCTCGTGGTGAGCGGAGTTATGATATTTATTCACGTTTGCTCAAAGACCGAATTATTATGGTGTCCGGGGAGATTGAAGATCAGATGGCAAATGCCATTGTGGCTCAGTTGTTATTTTTGACTGCCGAGGACCCGGAGAAAGATATTCAGATGTACATTAACAGCCCTGGTGGGTCGGTGACCGCGGGATTTTCGATCTATGACACGATGCAATTCGTGAAGCCGGATATCTCCACGATCTGTACAGGTATGGCGGCAAGTTTTGGTACGATATTGTTGGTGGGTGGAACAAAAGGTAAACGTATGGCGTTGCCCAACAGTGAGATCATGATCCATCAGCCACATGGCGGTACGCGAGGGCAGGCGTCGGATATGCTGATTCATGCTAACCGCATCATTCAACATCGTCAACGTCTTAACAAGCTGTTAGCCGATCATACAGGACAGTCGATTGAGCGGATTGAGAAAGACTCAGATCGAGATTATTTCCTGACCGCTGCTGAAGCAGTCGAATATGGATTGGTGGATAAAGTCATATCCAGCTCATAA
- a CDS encoding GntR family transcriptional regulator — MNILISNASSDPIYMQILTQIRQSILSGELVAGDSLPSIRQLAKDLQVSVITTKRVYEELEKEKLIDSVVGKGSFVSGVNQDFIRERRMKQLEEKMLEVIGESKKLGMSAQDVIQHFTLLYEEE, encoded by the coding sequence ATTAACATTTTAATATCGAACGCATCGAGCGATCCGATCTATATGCAGATTTTAACTCAGATCAGACAGAGCATCTTGAGCGGAGAATTGGTTGCTGGAGATAGTCTTCCTTCCATTAGGCAGCTCGCCAAGGATCTGCAAGTCAGTGTTATTACAACTAAACGTGTCTATGAAGAGCTGGAGAAGGAGAAGCTGATCGATTCAGTTGTAGGAAAAGGTAGCTTCGTATCTGGAGTCAATCAGGATTTTATTCGGGAGCGACGGATGAAACAATTAGAAGAGAAAATGCTCGAAGTAATTGGGGAGAGCAAAAAACTGGGTATGAGTGCACAGGATGTAATCCAACACTTTACATTGTTGTATGAGGAGGAGTAA
- a CDS encoding ABC transporter ATP-binding protein, giving the protein MNAIELRNVTKTYPLFKVDNVSLDVKKGYITGLIGPNGAGKSTIIKMITGLIGPDKGSVRTLGSEMSNHEVTIKQRLGIVSDECFYYEHLTIREMTQMIAPFYTKWDDKAFNGYLDQFELSPKKKIQDLSKGMKIKFSLAVALSHEADLLIMDEPTSGLDPVFRRELLDLLADMIQDETRSIIFSTHITTDLERIADYITFIHQGKLVFNEAKDDVLERYTIVKGDMDLLDSDIRKHFIGIRETAVGFEALSDHKAEAEQLFGRLALLQRPTLEDLIYFTAKGGRKYA; this is encoded by the coding sequence ATGAACGCCATCGAATTACGTAATGTAACCAAAACGTATCCCTTATTTAAAGTGGATAATGTATCTCTGGATGTCAAAAAAGGATATATCACAGGACTCATTGGCCCCAATGGGGCGGGAAAGAGTACAATTATCAAAATGATCACGGGGCTGATTGGTCCCGATAAGGGAAGTGTTCGAACATTGGGCAGCGAGATGTCCAATCATGAAGTTACCATCAAGCAACGCCTTGGCATTGTGTCTGATGAATGTTTTTACTATGAGCATCTAACAATCCGTGAAATGACACAAATGATCGCTCCTTTCTACACTAAATGGGACGATAAAGCGTTTAATGGCTATCTGGATCAGTTCGAGCTGTCTCCCAAAAAGAAGATCCAGGATCTTTCCAAAGGCATGAAGATAAAATTTTCTCTTGCCGTAGCTCTGTCACATGAAGCAGATCTGCTGATTATGGATGAACCAACATCTGGGCTTGATCCTGTGTTTAGACGGGAACTGCTCGATCTTCTTGCGGATATGATACAGGACGAGACACGGTCCATTATTTTCTCTACGCATATTACAACCGATCTGGAACGTATTGCAGACTACATTACGTTTATTCATCAAGGAAAACTGGTGTTTAATGAAGCCAAAGATGATGTATTGGAAAGATATACGATTGTAAAAGGGGATATGGATCTGCTTGATTCCGACATTCGAAAACATTTCATTGGAATACGCGAGACAGCCGTTGGTTTTGAAGCGTTGTCGGACCATAAGGCAGAGGCGGAACAGTTGTTTGGCAGACTGGCTCTTTTACAAAGACCTACGTTGGAAGACCTCATTTATTTTACCGCGAAGGGAGGACGCAAATATGCTTAA
- a CDS encoding ABC-2 transporter permease: protein MLNLLRKDFIVLKSSLWIIALYLVVFSLAFIPQSEMSMYFVGIYTAFGSVILATMIDIRNHNHNFLVTLPISRKQIVKAKYLSAILYTFFGVLASYGIHWLMKLNYSELNKPNYTILDILFAVGIVFVLVSIYMPLFYSLSKKGAAIINAVFMTSLIILAQPVAVLLDIVNEKGRIGVPLMILISMGILLLFFVSYVVTVRLFSRKDL, encoded by the coding sequence ATGCTTAACTTGCTTCGTAAAGATTTCATTGTACTAAAAAGTTCACTGTGGATCATTGCATTATATCTGGTTGTGTTCAGTCTTGCATTTATACCGCAGAGTGAAATGTCGATGTATTTTGTAGGGATCTATACCGCATTTGGTTCGGTCATCCTTGCAACTATGATTGATATCAGAAACCATAATCATAATTTTCTGGTCACACTTCCGATTAGTCGCAAGCAGATTGTGAAAGCAAAGTACCTTTCCGCTATCCTATATACGTTTTTTGGAGTTCTTGCTTCATATGGGATTCACTGGCTCATGAAATTGAATTATTCTGAGCTGAACAAGCCGAACTACACTATACTCGATATTCTGTTTGCAGTAGGCATAGTGTTTGTTCTGGTTTCAATCTATATGCCTCTGTTTTATTCACTTAGCAAGAAGGGAGCTGCTATTATCAATGCAGTATTCATGACCTCTCTCATCATCCTTGCGCAACCAGTTGCTGTGCTCTTGGATATAGTGAACGAGAAAGGCAGGATTGGTGTGCCGTTAATGATTTTAATTTCAATGGGCATCTTGTTATTGTTCTTTGTATCTTATGTTGTTACAGTTCGCCTATTTTCCAGAAAGGACTTGTAG